One stretch of Pyrenophora tritici-repentis strain M4 chromosome 4, whole genome shotgun sequence DNA includes these proteins:
- a CDS encoding Fmt, Methionyl-tRNA formyltransferase yields MLWTLPGPVRSLAHVTHRRYKSTNASLGTSEQLRILFCGADEFSIASLRAVVAAQRHVPGLIHDIHVLHRPAKPTGRGLKTLREVPIKRVATEELNLSTHAVDTFTGWTPPIPISLIIAVSFGLLVPPRILRHAQYGGLNVHPSLLPDLHGPAPIEHAITKGREYTGVTVQTLHPLHFDQGTILAQTPHPGVAIPHGTTAPELERQLAKAGAELLVHVLKSRRFVPPHEPAGWYATSNGPVSHAPKTTKQDRFVDFGQHTLAEILAKLHAFGDSWCTLPNGDRLILHDIVDTGMIDAAQRAPGIFIDPTLTATPNLLLIRAACGKIASLNKSTYEGKKHGFGNEKLMRMLAPANRGNFINNFIEPAGLTENEEDEYEAWKRSEPIAGEGVDPIKYWVELRDRHPSLSKFAIDMLSIPGSSCECERLFSELGDLLEPRRRSISPQLLAAIQCDRRWIRAGFGSGEVPVKGVISDEEMDAKYGVHKWDIS; encoded by the exons ATGCTTTGGACGCTGCCAGGCCCCGTGCGCTCTTTGGCACATGTCACTCATCGCCGATACAAGTCTACGAACGCTTCACTCGGGACATCGGAACAGTTGCGCATATTGTTCTGCGGCGCCGATGAATTCAGCATTGCATCCTTGCGCGCAGTAGTAGCAGCACAACGGCATGTACCAGGTCTCATACATGACATCCATGTACTCCACCGACCAGCAAAACCAACAGGCCGGGGGCTAAAGACGCTGAGAGAGG TACCCATCAAGCGAGTAGCCACCGAAGAGCTCAACTTGTCCACCCATGCAGTTGACACCTTCACAGGCTGGACTCCGCCCATTCCCATCAGCCTTATTATTGCTGTCTCCTTTGGTCTCCTTGTCCCGCCTCGCATTCTCCGTCATGCGCAATACGGCGGCTTGAATGTGCACCCTTCGCTGCTTCCAGACCTGCATGGCCCAGCCCCCATTGAACATGCCATCACCAAAGGACGCGAATACACCGGTGTCACTGTCCAAACACTACATCCGCTACATTTTGATCAGGGTACTATCCTTGCCCAAACGCCTCACCCGGGCGTTGCCATTCCCCACGGAACAACGGCTCCGGAATTGGAGCGGCAATTGGCAAAGGCAGGTGCAGAACTACTCGTACATGTGCTCAAGTCGCGCAGATTTGTGCCCCCACACGAGCCTGCGGGATGGTATGCCACCTCCAACGGTCCCGTAAGCCACGCGCCCAAGACCACAAAGCAAGACCGATTCGTCGACTTTGGACAGCACACGTTGGCCGAAATTCTGGCTAAACTGCACGCTTTCGGCGACTCGTGGTGCACGCTACCCAACGGCGATCGCCTCATTCTCCACGATATCGTGGATACAGGCATGATCGATGCAGCGCAACGTGCGCCCGGCATCTTTATAGACCCAACCCTGACAGCCACGCCAAACCTGCTCCTTATACGAGCAGCCTGCGGCAAGATCGCTTCTCTGAATAAGAGCACATATGAGGGAAAAAAACATGGTTTTGGAAACGAAAAATTGATGCGCATGTTGGCTCCTGC AAATCGCGGCAACTTTATCAACAactttattgagcctgcagggcttacggagaacgaggaagatgaatatgaggcttggaaacgcagcgaaccgatcgctggcgagggcgtcgaccctataaaatactgggtagaactccgcgatcgccaccctagccttagcaaatttgctatcgacatgctatcaatcccaggctcaagctgtgagtgtgagcgcttattcagcgagctgggtgacctcctcgagccccgtcggcgcagcatttctccgcaacttctagcagcaatacagtgcgatcgacgatggataagagctggatttggcagtggtgaggtgcctgtaaagggggttatcagcgatgaggagatggacgcgaaatacggtgtacataagtgggatattagctga
- a CDS encoding DUF1712 domain containing protein yields the protein MSSTAIPKVVPAQLSFLAIYSPALGTSDETFHQQIVFYYSKAAKARSKLKDGDTRREQELREEENEKLRQVGLAQGMVGFAKSFSNGEAVDSVETQKSRIVLRELEDGWWILASIDLTQLPAPTGLTRTDSSTDTTEPVIEYSAREVSPPQLLIQQLLRAQSTFLLHHGSTMEAMFAKYGRTKFCSILDKYWSRFSASWDVLLHGSPAVDIYGGMKLAAGGELGMGVGEEEWGSSERDVLEDFARRTTGLVDVMVSRFGEAPPLQQAKTSPDPKTLEVSELGPWIGAGRNVHASDGVVFSGLGAVSRKSLRDLSHWIETIYCHGEYAYGVRDNPTSDRRKRRRRDVKSIPEPEAGTPETRSVRSERPRLTASTQASMLPLGIPPPIVKAAENSLDKAAAAVENKAQADAPAPESKPMLASLGDTETWMKYMTLGYGTAWGGRKTTETPEPAVPAPALAPSRARERTPSPAAMRYVEPAPDVDPTEEKLKLQIRLENDGYFLVGLKGDLREVHDGEDDEGDWNNRIPLRTIHVEINRKNSSVGSTDVDSDDTPQYEKDMSVQSTTTGKLSRLRPVVYVHRPFVYTFLFEHRTHSLGVASFYRDIHNFFSPLHRSLDKSTSPGNVAARLHAVSNHFTTESSTGGSGPSSGPNTQPIYDLVFDPRTYTVHSSLPNIPDPGSLLAEGLNGNGWSRVEALNVHSQILATVQSTRRNLAEIERTCKTSRGWWVVWMRLPPSQPSGNDTETLTSQTSTSAPFNTDELREAFLVRRARDTSHSSTASTSSRFANGMWSSLGMGGGQSQNMKMGGTAAGWGPKGLGEGIGIDARRYVEELLSLNR from the exons ATGTCGTCCACGGCAATCCCAAAGGTCGTTCCGGCCCAACTCTCCTTCTTAGCCATATACAGCCCCGCGCTCGGTACGTCGGATGAGACTTTCCACCAGCAGATTGTCTTTTACTACTCAAAAGCCGCCAAGGCTCGCTCCAAGCTGAAGGATGGCGACACGCGTAGGGAGCAGGAACTGCGCGAGGAGGAGAACGAGAAACTGCGTCAGGTTGGGCTAGCCCAGGGCATGGTAGGGTTTGCGAA AAGCTTTTCCAATGGCGAAGCAGTCGACTCGGTGGAAACACAAAAGTCACGCATCGTACTCCGTGAACTAGAAGATGGGTGGTGGATATTGGCT TCGATTGATCTCACCCAACTCCCCGCTCCCACCGGCCTCACGCGAACCGACTCGAGCACCGATACCACCGAGCCCGTCATTGAGTACTCGGCACGCGAAGTCAGCCCACCTCAACTACTCATTCAGCAACTCCTGCGCGCCCAATCGACCTTCCTGCTCCATCATGGCTCAACAATGGAGGCCATGTTCGCAAAGTATGGTCGCACAAAGTTCTGCAGTATACTGGACAAGTACTGGTCCCGCTTCTCTGCCAGCTGGGACGTGCTTCTCCATGGAAGTCCTGCAGTGGACATATATGGCGGCATGAAGCTGGCGGCGGGTGGAGAGTTGGGCATGGGCGTGGGGGAAGAGGAGTGGGGCAGCAGCGAGCGTGATGTGCTTGAGGACTTTGCCCGGAGAACAACAGGACTTGTTGATGTCATGGTATCGCGCTTCGGCGAAGCCCCACCTCTACAGCAAGCAAAGACTTCCCCAGACCCGAAGACGCTCGAAGTGTCGGAACTGGGACCTTGGATTGGAGCGGGGAGGAATGTACATGCATCAGACGGAGTCGTCTTTTCAGGGTTGGGGGCAGTGAGCAGGAAATCGCTACGAGATCTCTCTCACTGGATAGAAACCATTTACTGTCATGGCGAGTATGCCTATGGTGTGCGCGACAATCCCACTTCTGATCGGAGAAAAAGGCGGAGAAGAGACGTGAAGTCAATACCTGAACCAGAGGCAGGAACACCAGAAACCCGGTCTGTACGAAGTGAGAGACCGCGTCTTACTGCGTCGACCCAGGCTTCGATGCTACCACTGGGCATCCCTCCACCGATCGTCAAGGCTGCTGAAAACTCCCTTGACAAGGCAGCAGCCGCTGTTGAAAACAAGGCCCAGGCAGATGCACCCGCACCTGAATCTAAGCCGATGCTGGCATCTCTAGGTGACACCGAGACATGGATGAAATACATGACGCTTGGCTATGGCACAGCATGGGGTGGAAGGAAGACGACGGAAACCCCTGAACCTGCGGTTCCAGCTCCAGCTCTAGCACCTTCGCGCGCGCGTGAACGGACACCTTCGCCAGCAGCCATGCGTTACGTCGAACCAGCGCCTGATGTAGACCCGACAGAAGAGAAGTTGAAACTACAGATACGACTAGAGAATGATGGCTATTTTCTGGTAGGGCTCAAGGGTGATTTGCGAGAAGTGCACGATGGGGAAGACGACGAGGGCGACTGGAACAACCGAATACCACTGCGAACAATCCATGTTGAGATCAACCGCAAAAACTCTTCAGTGGGGTCAACTGATGTCGACTCAGACGACACACCACAATACGAGAAGGACATGAGTGTACAGTCTACAACCACAGGCAAACTATCCCGGTTACGGCCTGTGGTTTATGTG CATCGTCCTTTTGTCTATACCTTCCTCTTCGAACACCGAACCCACTCTCTGGGTGTTGCATCCTTCTACCGCGACATTCACAACTTCTTCTCTCCGCTCCATCGTTCTCTAGATAAAAGCACATCGCCAGGCAATGTCGCCGCACGTCTCCACGCAGTCTCCAACCACTTCACCACTGAATCCTCAACAGGTGGCTCAGGACCCAGTTCGGGCCCAAATACACAGCCCATCTACGACCTGGTCTTTGACCCCCGCACATACACAGTGCATTCAAGTCTTCCCAATATCCCCGATCCAGGATCACTATTAGCCGAAGGCCTCAATGGAAACGGATGGAGTAGAGTCGAGGCTCTCAACGTCCACTCGCAGATCCTAGCCACCGTCCAATCCACACGTCGCAATCTCGCAGAAATAGAGCGGACATGCAAGACATCGCGTGGCTGGTGGGTGGTCTGGATGCGATTACCGCCTTCTCAGCCCAGCGGCAACGATACCGAAACACTCACAAGTCAAACTTCAACATCAGCGCCATTCAATACTGATGAGCTCAGGGAAGCGTTTTTGGTCAGACGAGCAAGAGACACATCACATTCCAGTACCGCGAGTacttcaagccgttttgcGAATGGTATGTGGAGTAGCCTTGGTATGGGCGGTGGCCAGAGTCAGAACATGAAGATGGGGGGTACGGCAGCAGGATGGGGACCTAAGGGGCTTGGGGAGGGAATTGGCATTGATGCGCGGAGGTACGTTGAAGAGTTGTTGAGTTTGAATAGATAG
- a CDS encoding Asp multi-domain protein — MYTPPPSWLAISALLLHPTYAFYPYSPSSANGAAPPSSRSLDATSFDSNSRSLTLPIRRVPTRRQNVYNIVNSRDPTQSNSVAIDQDGKDISYMVAVSFGDSKEEYHMLLDSAASNTWVMSQDCSTDACKTHTLFGKEDSTSLKTTTESFSITYGTGSSSGTLATDTLHLGPLSPTLTFGLATNVSSEFRSYPMDGILGLGRGTSSPSTSSSAETPQIMDILTTTSLITSKIYALHLPRASALDGELNLGSINTARFSGSINYIPCIPSSTGFWEIPLSAASVEGADVALAGPRTAIIDTGTSFILLPPADALAIHQKIKGYSQNGETFFVPCDTSAVIQFSFNKQNYNISTADWVGEKVDAEGKVCRSNVVGRQTFGEAQWLVGDVFLKNVYTVFDFEKSRVGFGVKVEGVDGVAGTEAGSGSGNGTVATTTAAGSMAPQNSGAATTSAAKAQDQQGGAGVYAAPLLLMIGVMGASLLVLM; from the exons ATGTacacaccaccaccatcatGGCTCGCCATCTCAGCCTTGTTACTCCACCCCACCTACGCTTTCTACCCATACTCCCCCTCCTCCGCTAATGGCGCCGCGCCACCATCTTCGCGCTCTCTGGATGCCACCTCTTTTGACTCCAACTCACGCTCGCTCACCCTCCCCATCCGCCGTGTCCCCACACGCCGACAAAACGTTTACAACATTGTGAACTCACGCGACCCCACGCAATCCAACAGCGTGGCCATTGACCAAGATGGAAAAGACATAAGCTACATGGTCGCCGTATCTTTCGGCGACAGCAAAGAGGAATACCACATGTTGCTTGATTCAGCGGCGAGCAACACATGGGTTATGAGCCAGGATTGCAGCACCGATGCGTGTAAGACGCATACACTGTTTGGGAAGGAGGATTCGACTAGTCTCAAG ACAACCACCGAATCCTTCAGCATAACCTACGGCACCGGCTCCTCTAGCGGAACCCTCGCAACAGACACGCTCCACCTAGGCCCTTTATCCCCCACCCTGACTTTCGGCCTCGCAACCAACGTCTCCTCTGAATTCCGCTCCTACCCCATGGACGGCATCCTCGGTCTCGGCCGTGGCACTTCTTCCCCCTCCACTTCTTCCTCCGCAGAAACCCCACAAATAATGGACATCCTAACCACAACCTCACTTATAACCTCCAAAATCTACGCCCTCCACCTCCCGCGTGCCTCCGCCCTCGACGGCGAATTAAACCTCGGCTCTATCAATACGGCACGCTTCAGTGGCTCCATCAACTACATCCCTTGCATACCCAGCAGTACCGGGTTCTGGGAAATCCCCCTTTCAGCCGCATCCGTCGAAGGCGCTGATGTCGCTTTGGCGGGCCCCCGCACTGCGATTATTGATACGGGCACGTCGTTTATCCTCCTTCCGCCCGCCGATGCACTCGCCATCCACCAGAAGATAAAGGGATACAGTCAAAACGGCGAAACTTTCTTCGTCCCTTGCGACACCAGCGCGGTCATTCAATTTTCGTTCAACAAGCAAAACTACAACATCTCAACTGCGGACTGGGTGGGCGAGAAAGTGGATGCCGAGGGCAAGGTCTGTAGGAGTAATGTTGTGGGAAGGCAGACGTTTGGCGAGGCGCAGTGGTTGGTTGGGGATGTGTTTTTGAAGAACGTGTACACTGTTTTTGATTTTGAGAAGAGTAGGGTGGGGTTTGGGGTCAAGGTTGAGGGTGTGGACGGTGTGGCGGGTACTGAGGCTGGCAGTGGAAGTGGGAATGGGACGGTGGCAACGACGACTGCGGCGGGAAGTATGGCGCCGCAGAATTCGGGGGCGGCGACTACATCTGCGGCAAAGGCACAGGATCAGCAGGGTGGTGCGGGTGTGTATGCTGCACCGCTTCTGCTTATGATTGGTGTCATGGGAGCGTCACTTTTGGTGCTGATGTAG
- a CDS encoding UFD2, Ubiquitin fusion degradation protein 2: MSDADKVSSQSASRALKRSAADDDITQIRAKRLAKLGGPASSNPPSRPSSAAPDAASSGASSPKPAESQPPTPKPQPQTQTTANPFSQLGIKADEAPKKRITIKPAQPSSSTPAQKPQELSIEQWEDRTLSNIFRITLDESHTQDAHGGKLHYVANAKSDLEDEGRPIRLSTDMLDSVILEAASSQAHGSALEYLLSCWKRLSRLLKTTTNKTGPRFEVVKEARRLCFSYCIFAATMPDMFGEDTPAENALADRLLLGPDDERGICYEFLTEASQRIGEDDMIREALVGAMEEVSRRLSSVSMNGDYRPHMLILRVFVRFPPLVAALANSNTFLPVNIEAQDIETHSLLGPFFRLSPMQAEVAMNYFAGSSAIDRGLIANAQRAVRMTLQTHQEELLDITNTFIKNKESREKMLDWLALTVNKNHKRRAMQVDRKLVSSDGFMVNVTVILDRLCEPFMDATFSKIDRIDIDYLRRSPRVNIKDETKINADQKTSDDFYSTQVSGTNNFISEIFFLTVAAHHYGLEAANAKLSSLQKDVKWLEKELAKLEPERPKYMGNPAQLILFDNHIKKVKDQIERGKCSILAIQGVLLDETMQARSMQLMRYVIVWLLRLTTPGFPKTELQLPLPAEQPIQFKCLPEYFVEDIVGNFKFITRYMPHIITTTQCEELVKICIALLRSSEYIKNPYLKSGLVTILYHGVWAIPGRPKGVLGDTLFAHDFAMKHLLHALMKFYIECESTGTHTQFFDKFNIRYEIFQVIKCIWPNPVYREHLATEARINLDFFVQFVNLLLNDVTFVLDESFTAFKEIHDLSRELKNAPADMDPTARQEQEEKLTSAQSKAKSYMQLTKETVAMLKLFTEALADSFTKKEVVVRLAHMLDYNLEALVGPKKSNLKVENPQEYGWDPREMLAEVTDVYLNLQDKQSFIDAVATDGRSYRAEYWDEAYKILQRFKLKTPEQMEQWQSMAERIKTAKDQADLEEADLGDIPEQYEDPLMASLMEDPVTLPISKQIVDRSTIQSHLLSDPHDPFNRTPLKIEDVIPNDALREEIQAWKQNRLAQKMAERNAATAPPAEAMDTST, encoded by the coding sequence ATGTCCGACGCCGATAAAGTGAGCTCACAAAGTGCCAGCCGCGCGCTCAAGAGATCTGCTGCTGACGACGACATTACTCAGATTCGCGCAAAGCGTCTTGCAAAGCTCGGCGGCCCCGCATCGTCGAATCCCCCCTCACGACCCTCCTCAGCCGCCCCAGATGCTGCCTCGTCCGGCGCCTCATCTCCAAAGCCAGCCGAATCACAGCCCCCAACGCCGAAACCCCAGCCCCAGACCCAGACCACTGCGAACCCTTTCTCGCAATTAGGCATCAAGGCCGACGAGGCGCCTAAGAAGCGCATCACCATCAAGCCTGCTCAGCCGTCAAGCAGCACGCCCGCCCAGAAGCCCCAGGAACTAAGCATAGAACAATGGGAAGACCGGACTCTCAGCAACATCTTCCGGATAACGCTGGATGAAAGCCACACACAAGATGCCCATGGAGGCAAGCTCCACTACGTCGCCAATGCAAAGAGCGACCTGGAAGATGAGGGGAGGCCGATTCGTCTTTCGACAGACATGCTAGACTCTGTCATTTTGGAAGCGGCCTCAAGTCAGGCACATGGCTCAGCATTGGAATATCTGCTGAGCTGCTGGAAGCGTTTGTCCAGGCTGTTAAAGACTACTACCAACAAGACTGGTCCGAGATTTGAGGTTGTCAAGGAGGCTCGGAGGCTATGCTTCAGCTATTGTATATTCGCTGCAACTATGCCAGATATGTTTGGCGAAGACACCCCCGCAGAGAACGCTCTAGCCGACCGTCTCCTTCTCGGGCCCGACGATGAACGCGGTATCTGCTACGAATTTCTTACCGAAGCTAGTCAACGGATAGGCGAAGACGATATGATTAGGGAAGCTCTTGTCGGTGCTATGGAGGAAGTGAGCCGCCGACTTTCCAGTGTTTCCATGAATGGAGACTATAGGCCACACATGTTGATACTCCGGGTATTCGTTCGCTTCCCACCGCTAGTCGCTGCCCTGGCCAATTCTAACACCTTCCTGCCCGTGAACATCGAGGCCCAAGACATTGAAACACACAGCCTCTTGGGGCCCTTCTTCCGCCTCTCCCCCATGCAGGCGGAAGTAGCCATGAACTACTTCGCTGGCTCGTCAGCCATCGACAGGGGTCTCATCGCAAACGCTCAACGCGCCGTCCGCATGACACTGCAAACCCACCAAGAGGAACTGTTGGATATTACGAACACTTTCATCAAGAATAAGGAGTCTCGTGAGAAAATGCTGGACTGGCTAGCCTTGACAGTCAACAAGAACCACAAGCGACGTGCCATGCAAGTAGACAGGAAGCTAGTTTCGTCTGATGGTTTCATGGTCAATGTTACTGTCATCTTAGATCGCCTGTGTGAGCCCTTCATGGACGCCACATTCTCCAAGATCGACCGCATCGACATTGACTACCTGCGTCGGTCGCCTCGCGTTAATATCAAAGACGAGACCAAGATCAACGCCGACCAAAAGACCTCTGATGACTTCTACAGCACCCAAGTATCTGGTACAAACAACTTCATCAGCGAAATCTTCTTCCTAACCGTGGCTGCTCACCACTACGGTCTTGAAGCGGCAAACGCGAAGCTGAGCTCCTTGCAAAAGGATGTCAAATGGCTCGAAAAGGAACTCGCTAAGCTTGAACCTGAGCGACCCAAGTATATGGGAAATCCAGCTCAACTTATCCTGTTCGACAACCATATCAAGAAGGTCAAGGATCAGATCGAGCGGGGCAAGTGCAGCATACTAGCCATCCAGGGTGTATTGCTGGATGAGACAATGCAAGCTCGATCTATGCAACTGATGCGCTATGTCATCGTATGGCTACTACGACTCACTACTCCTGGTTTCCCCAAGACTGAACTACAGCTACCTCTGCCAGCAGAGCAACCGATACAGTTCAAGTGTTTACCTGAATACTTTGTTGAGGACATCGTGGGTAACTTCAAGTTCATCACTCGCTACATGCCGCACATCATTACAACAACACAGTGCGAGGAGCTGGTCAAGATTTGCATCGCTTTGTTGCGGAGCTCCGAATACATCAAGAATCCGTACCTAAAGTCCGGCCTAGTAACCATCCTGTACCATGGAGTATGGGCCATTCCAGGAAGACCAAAAGGTGTGCTTGGTGACACGCTGTTTGCGCACGACTTCGCAATGAAGCATCTGCTGCACGCACTCATGAAGTTTTACATTGAATGCGAGAGCACAGGAACACATACGCAATTCTTCGACAAGTTTAACATTCGTTACGAGATCTTCCAGGTCATCAAATGTATCTGGCCAAATCCCGTCTATAGGGAGCACCTTGCAACCGAAGCACGCATCAACCTGGACTTTTTCGTTCAGTTTGTCAACTTGCTTCTCAATGACGTGACGTTCGTCTTGGATGAATCATTCACGGCATTCAAGGAGATCCACGACCTTTCCAGGGAGCTGAAAAACGCCCCGGCAGACATGGATCCGACGGCGCGTCAAGAGCAAGAAGAGAAGTTGACATCGGCCCAAAGCAAGGCGAAGAGCTACATGCAGCTGACAAAGGAGACCGTTGCCATGTTGAAGCTGTTTACTGAGGCACTGGCTGATTCTTTCACCAAGAAGGAGGTCGTTGTACGACTTGCACACATGCTGGACTACAACCTGGAGGCTCTGGTGGGGCCCAAGAAGTCCAACCTTAAAGTTGAAAACCCCCAGGAGTATGGCTGGGACCCGCGTGAAATGCTGGCAGAAGTCACTGATGTTTACCTCAATTTGCAAGACAAGCAGTCTTTCATTGACGCAGTAGCTACAGACGGACGCTCGTACCGCGCAGAGTACTGGGATGAAGCCTACAAGATCTTGCAGCGCTTCAAGCTCAAGACACCTGAGCAGATGGAGCAGTGGCAGAGCATGGCGGAGCGCATCAAGACAGCCAAGGACCAGGCCGATCTAGAAGAGGCAGATCTTGGTGACATCCCCGAGCAGTACGAGGACCCTCTCATGGCCTCGCTCATGGAGGATCCCGTCACTCTTCCCATCAGCAAGCAGATTGTCGACCGAAGTACAATCCAATCGCATCTCCTCAGCGATCCACACGATCCTTTCAACCGTACTCCACTCAAAATCGAAGACGTCATTCCCAACGACGCTCTCCGGGAGGAGATTCAGGCCTGGAAACAGAATCGCTTGGCACAAAAGATGGCCGAACGCAACGCTGCTACTGCGCCGCCTGCTGAAGCCATGGATACTTCCACGTAG
- a CDS encoding GTPase SAR1 and related small G protein: MAEIRRKLVIVGDGACGKTCLLIVFSKGTFPEVYVPTVFENYVADVEVDGKHVELALWDTAGQEDYDRLRPLSYPDSHVILICFAIDSPDSLDNVQEKWISEVLHFCQGLPIILVGCKKDLRFDQKTIEELHKTSQKPVTPEQAEDVRKKIGAQKYLECSAKTNEGVREVFEHATRAALLTRKEKKTKKCLIL, from the exons ATGGCCGAGATTCGACGAAAGCTTGTTATTGTCGGTGACGGCGCCTGTGGAAAGACCTGTCTGCTCAT TGTCTTCTCCAAGGGCACCTTCCCCGAG GTCTACGTCCCCACTGTCTTCGAGAACTACGTCGCCGACGTCGAAGTTGACGGCAAGCACGTTGAGCTCGCCCTTTGGGATACCGCCGGCCAGGAAGATTACGACCGTCTCCGCCCTCTGTCCTACCCCGATTCGCATGTCATCCTCATTTGCTTCGCCATCGACTCGCCCGATTCGCTCGACAATGTCCAGGAGAAG TGGATCTCCGAGGTTCTGCACTTTTGCCAGGGCCTTCCCATCATCCTCGTAGGCTGCAAGAAGGATTTGCGCTTCGACCAGAAGACTATTGAGGAGCTACACAAGACCTCGCAGAAGCCCGTCACACCCGAGCAG GCAGAGGATGTGCGCAAGAAGATTGGTGCCCAGAAGTACCTCGAGTGCTCGGCAAAGACCAACGAAGGCGTCCGAGAAGTATTCGAGCACGCCACCCGGGCTGCTCTCCTGACCCggaaagagaagaagaccAAGAAGTGCTTGATCTTGTAA